GTACTTGCCGTAGTGATCCTCGCAAAACTCCCACACGTTGCCGTGCATGTCGTAGAGCCCGAAGGGATTGGGCTTGAGCCTGCCGACCGGCGCGGAGAAAGGAAAACCGTCGCGGCCGTTGAGCGTGACGGGAGCCAGATTCTTCTCACGGGCCGCTGCGTCTGCCACGTTCGCGAACTCGACGAGCTGTTCGTCGTTGTCGCCGAAATGGAAGCGAGTTTGGCTGCCGGCTCGGCAGGCGAACTCCCACTCGGCCTCGCCGGGCAACCGGACCTCGCGAATCTTCACGCGACCATCACAATTCTTGTGTAGCCACTTACAGAACTCGCGAGCGTCGTCGATCGCCACATTCACCACGGGATAGTCGTCGGTTTGAAAGTCGAGGCCCGTGTCGCGCCAGCTAAACCGCTTGACGGCTCCGATGAACTTCTTTTCTTTCGCGTCCCAGCCTTTGCCGCCGTCGGTGAGTTCCGGAATCGTCTGGTAACCCGTCTCCTCCACGAATCGTCGGAACTGCCCGCGGGTCACCTCGAACTGCCCCAGATAGAAATCATCGGTGAGCGTCACGGCGTGCTCGTCCTCCATCGCGAGCTTCCCCTGCTGCTTGCCGTTGAAGTACTTCGCGTTCACCGCCTCTTGTTCCTGCTTCGACGAGCCGATGCGAAACGTCTGCCCCTGGGCCTTCACTTTGACCAACCGCAACTCGACGCCCTTCCCAAGATCGAAGACGAGGTATTCGAACTCCTTGTCGAGCTTAGCTTCGCGAGACGTGCTGACTTGGGGATTGGCAGATGCAACACGAGCCACGCCGGCGGGCGGATACTTCGACACCGTCTCCCACGCGATTTTCTGCAACAGCGCGGCCTGTTCGTCGGAGATCGCTGGATCGAGCGTCACTTTCAGACCCTCGGGCGACCGGTGATACAGCGCGGCGAAGACACAGTAATCCTGCAGGAGAGAACCGAGCCGACCTTGATGCGGCATGTCGTCGTTGTATAAATCCGACTGCTTCTTCACGCCGGGAAACTGCCCGTCCACCACCATCGCTCGTAACTTCACGAACGCATCGCCGACGGGAACGAGGTAGACCACGGTCTTCCCGAGCTTCTTGTTGATCGCCTCCACGCGAGCTTCAACCGCCTGCCGATTCTTGTCGAGTGCCGCTTGCAGGTCGGCGATCTTGACGGCATCGCGAACCGGCCCGTTCTTGCTGATGCCGAGCCCGTCATGGACGTTCCAGCCGGCTTGCCACAGCAGCCTGAACTTCGGGTTGTGCTGCGAACCGAACTCGGCGATCTCATCGGCGATGTCGGTTTCGTGCCAGCCTGAATGCGTGTACGTGAAGACCTCGATCTGTTGCTCGACGAGCCGCGTCTTCAGCGTCGTCGTTTCGCGAGCCGGCTTTTTTCCGCCGTTGAGACAACCGGGGAAGTACACCGGACCGGGCTTGCCGTCGATGACTTCGGAGCTAGGGTAATACGTGCCTTCCGGAATGCCCGCCGCCTTTTCGATCGCGCGGAGGCGGGACACGTTGTAGCTCCAGCTATTGCCCTGCGTCTGGATTCGAAGCGACGATGCCGCGACGGCATCGCGACCAGTGCCCGCGGGTTGAGCGGCTCGCTCCGACCCTTTTTCCAGCACCACGCGGAACCCCTGGTAGCAACCGCGATAGGCCACCCAATCGCGGCCGATACGGGCCGCGGAACGCATCCGCCTGAAGTCGCTCGACCATCCGCCACCGCGTTGCACCTTCGCTTTACCTGTCGCCGGCCCAGTCGGATCAACCTGCTTCTCGTTCGAATAGCCGTTAGGCACGTACCAATCTTCGCACCATTCCCAGACATTGCCGTGCATGTCGTACAGGCCGAACGGGTTCGCTTTGAACTGACCGACCGGGGCGGTGAAGAGGTGGCCGTCCTGTCCCTTGATGCCGATCGACCAGGCGGGGAACTTGGCTCGCGCGGTGGCGTCGGCCCCGTTGCCGCCGGTCGCCAGGCCTTCGGGATCGTCGCTATACGCGTACGCCGTCGTCGTGCCGGCGCGACACGCGTACTCCCACTCGGCCTCCGTCGCCATCCGATAGGTCTTCTTCTCCTTTTCGCTCAGCCAATTGCAAAACGCCTTGGCATCGCTCCACGACACATCGACCACCGGATGATCGTCGGTCTGTTCGAACCCAGGGGTCTTCCAGTTGAACCGGGCGTGCATCTCTTCGATCTTGCCTGCCTCGTTGGCGCCGTAGGCCCCTTTGCCGTCGCGTTCGCCGTCCGTCTGATAATTCGTGTCGGCCACAAATTGTTTGAATTGACCGACGGTGACCTCATGAACGCCCATGTAATAACCATTGGTCAACTCCACCTCGTGCGGAGTTTCCTGCGCCTCGCGCCCCGCTTCAGTTTCCGGCGAACCCATCGTGAACTTGCCGGGTGGAATGTACACGAGCTTCATACCCAGGCTGTTGTTGATCTCCTTCGCGTCGAGCGCTTCGGCACCATGGCCTTCCAGGATCATCGCCAAGACGAAAGTAACAGCGGTGCAAATGGCACCAGCCCACTGCACAAGCAAGGGCAAATACTTCCCGCTCGCTGGCGCGTCGGGCTGGTGTACATCGAACTGTGAGTCGGTCATATGCGTCATGTTCATCATGTTGTGCGAGGATCTCCGTCAGCGGACGGGCGGTGTCGATGTCGTTGAGTGCCAAAAGCCGTTGGCCTCGACAACGAAGACGATTCGTGATGGCAGGGTCTCGCCCCGGGCCTCGGCGGCTAGGGCTTCCAGGATGGCTGGAGCGCCACCGCCACCGCGCCGAGCGAACCCCTTTGAGAACTGAGCGGCGGTCGAGACTTTTAGGTGTGATCATGCTTGTCGAGATTGTCAGTTCTTGGCTACCTCGGTGGGAACTGTTCGATATAGGAAGGACTCCGATGACAGCAGCGATACCAGCAACGCCTTGAAGCTGCCGCCGCTCTCCAAATACGCCTTTTCAGCTTCTTGCAGGCTGACGGCGTCGCCGGGGGTTTCATTCCGGCCGAGGAAATAACGGAACACATGACGAATAAAGACCTGCCGCACGCGGTCAGACTCGGCCAGGCGACGGAGCATCTCAGGCGCGTCGCGGACCGGGCCGTCGAGGGCCGGATCGCCGCTGTAAGCGATCGTGCCAGTGGTATCAAGCGGCACGTCGCGGTAGATCTTCTGGTCTTTGCTTTTTGCTTTTTCGTTTGCCACGGCCGTCGCTGCGAGATCGAGCACATTTTCGCCGCGACGACGCATCCCGTAATGGTCGAGATCTTCAAACGGTAGGCCGAGTTCATCCATCTTGACATGGCATTTCCAGCACTCCGAAGCGCGCGTGACCATCTGTCGCTGGCGCAACGTGTGGTGCGGATCATCGGGGACCATCGCTGCCGCGTTAATGGGTAGATCGGGGACGCGGCCACCCAGCAGATGCTCGCGCACCCAACGGCCGCGGCGGACAATGTCGTTATGGAAGTTGGTCGACCAGGCGACGTGCCAACTCGGTTGCATGAGGATGCCGATGCGTTCATTGTTGGAAAAAGTTGCAGTGCTGTCCCCCTTCGCCTCGGAGCGTGAACCACTTGGGGGCTGCCTTCCAAGATGGTCGAGTGCATATGGACCGAACGAGCGGAACAAGGCCTCACCGGTACGAAGACCGTCGAGCGTACCATTCGGGCCGAACAACTCGTGCGTGTTGAACGACTCGGTCGTCGTCAACAACTCCTTCAGCACGTCCTTGTCCTTCGACAAGATGCGGAGTACCAGCACATCCGTATTGTCGACGAGGCCCCGAGGGTTGTAGTGTTGGCCGCGGCGTGTCAAATAATCCGGCAGCGGATCTTTGAAGACTTCGGGAGCACGGTAGTAATCGAAGTATTCGCGGAAGAATCCGATCACCAGCGGCTTGCTGATTTTCGGGTCATCTAAGATACGACGGACACTCTCAGCGACATCCTCTCGCGTCGTAAGCTTGCCGGCGGCGGCGGCAGATAGCAGTCCGGGATCGCGCTTCGTGGACAAAGCCAGGCTGATTGCCAATGCCGTTTCGCGTGGCGAAAGCGAGCGAACCCCTGATCGAATCTCGGGACCCAAGCCAACTTCGAATCGTAGGATCGCCTCGGGGGTCATCAATGGCGCCATTAGGATGGTCTTACCGGCGATCGAATAATCTCCGTCGACAGCGATTGTCGCGTAGAGTGCGACAACGCTCGCCAATTCTTGCTCGCTGGGTGGTCGAGCCAAGGCGGACTGATACTGTTGACGAATCGCTCTTTCCAACTCCTCGCGGGTAGCCTTGACGTGCGGGTGCAGTACGGGGGCGAAAACACCATTGCCCTGCCGCACCCGTAAGCCCGATTTCAGCGCCGCTTGTTCGGCCGCAGAAGCCAACTTCGCTCGGGACTCGGTCGGCCAGAGGATCTCCTTACCGGCTTCTGGTTTTTCATTCACGTTTACGAGCGAATGGCCACGGGTTTGACCCTCTACGATCAGTTCGGCATTGGCCAGCAATAAACCTGTCGCCCCTTCGTCGGGCGTGTAGAGTGCTGCAAAATCTCTAATTCCCGTTTCCTGAATCACCCCGAATGGCTGTTGCAGACCGCTGGCTGAAGAATTGAATTCGCCGGTCCACTTGGTGTACGCAGCCGGCGACAACCGCCAGAGCCGCGGCGGCGGCGGGACACTCGGACCGCGTGGTCCGCCGAAGAGAATTGCGTTCGGCAGGCGATTGCCGTCAATTGGTTTCTCCTGCACGGCGTAATGCTCGGGCGGTGCAACGAGTGGCGAATTGAGTTTCGCTGAGATCCAGGCGGTCACATGGGCCACGTCATCTGGTTTTGGACGCGGTTCCGAGGTTGGCGGCATATCACCGGCGCGGAGCCGCTCAAGAACCAAAGCGAAATCGACTCGGCCAGCGACGTTGTCTTTCGCGAGTCGATCAAGCGTAAACTCGCCTTCTTTCGCTCCGCCATCGTGGCACTCGGCGCAGTGCGATGCGAGAAACGATCGGAAGAATGTCTCGTTTGTTGCAACCGGTTGACGAATTGCCAGCGTCCGGAATTTCGCCGGAATCGCTACTTTTGAGTTCACGCTTATTACTGTGGCGGCTTCGGGCGACAGTGATTTCACGCCGAGCAGCGTTACTACTCCCTTCCGCTGCGCAAACGCCTTCGCAGCCTCGCCATCCAGCGTTTCCACGCCGTCCAGAGTCAACCAGTCTCCCTTGTGCGTGGCGAGCGACTGGGCCGCGCCGCTGGAAAGCGCAGTCAGCCCGCCAAGCGAAAGCCGACCCTCATGCTTGGCGAGTGCCGCAGCCGATTTGTCCGTGAGACTTTTCAACCCATTGAGCGACAGTGTGCCGCCATGATGCTGCGCCAGCGCTACCGCGACGTCGTCGGCCAACACCGTCATGCCATCAAGTGAGAGGTTCCCTTCTCGCTGCCCAAGAGATGCCGCAGAATCGAGCGAAATTGTCTTCACTGCCGGAAGATTCCCATCCCACCTCCGTGATGCCGCCAGCGCCATGGCGACCTTCTTCGAGAGAGTCGATATTGCTGGGATTTCGCCGCTCCACTTAGGCCAAGCCGCCAGGATCGCGGCACCGTCATCCGAGAGCGTTGTCAAACCTTGCAGATGAACGATCGGCCGCGCAAATCCGGGGGCTTTGTGCTCGGTAAGGGCATAGAGCGTGTCGTCGGTGATCGTAGTGAGCCCGTTGAGATACAAATCTCCTTCGCGCTGGCAGATCGCCTTCGCCGCGACCGGCGTCAGTACGCTCAGTCCATCGAGGTGCAGGTTGCCACGGCTCTCCTTTCCGCCTATGGCCTGGGCAACGTCGTCGGGCAGGGACTTGAGGCCATCCAGATTGAGCGTGCGATGGAATTGACCTGGGACGGGGCCAGCGATCGCTTTCGCCGATTCCACATTTAGCGTAGTTAATCGCGGCAGATTTCCTCCGAGTTTTCCCGCCAGCGCCTTGGCCACGTCGTCCGAAATCGTGGTCAGCCCTGGCATCGACAGCCCTCCTGCACGTTTCGCCAGCGCCTGAGCTACGTCAACCGATATCGTTTTGAACCCCGGCAAATTGCCGTGCCAGTTGTGACCATGAGATTCCGCCATCGCCGCCGCGCCCTCGGGAGTCAACGAGGTCAGGCCATCCAGGAACACGGCTTGGTACGGGCCTCCCCCCTTGCGCGCCGCGAGCGCTTTGGCTGCGTCGGTAGACAACGTCGTCAGTCCCTTCAGCATCAACCGCCCGCCGGTGTGTTTGCCCAGCGACCGCGCCGATTCATCCGAGATCGCCGTCAGTCCATTCAGCGACAACTCGCCTCGATGCCCCGCCAGCGCAGCGGCGGTCGCCTCGGAAACCTTGGCGAGACCATTCAGTTGCAAATCGCCCTTGTGTTGCCCGAGCGCCGCGGCGGCGTCATCCGAAATCTCCTTCAATCCGTTGAGCGACAGCCACCCTTGGTGTTTTGCCAACTCCTTGGCTGCCTCGGGTGCGAGCGTCTTCAGCCCGTCGAGCGCCAGCCGCCCCGACTTGTCTTGCGCCAGTTTTTGGGACTCTTCAACCGTCAGTTGTTGAAGCTGCTGCGTGTCGTTCGCGTGAAGCGTCTCAATGCAGATCACACCCAGACCGAATAGACAGAACAAGTTGAGCAGCAGGTTTCGCATGATCGCGTGTCGTTATCTTTGGAAGACATCATCGGACTGGGGTCATAAGCGGTTCTACAAGAAACCTCTCATGCGGTTGCCAGCGAATAAATCAAAACCTGCCCGAGGCCGTCGGCGATGGCCAGCAACTTGCCGCCGGGGGCAATCGAAATCGCATGGTAATAGGGGGGAAACTGGTCCTTTTTGTCCGTCGGATTGAACTCCCGGACCAGCCCGCCATCGCTGAGCCGCCAGATCTTGAACGCTCGGTCGCGACCGCACGTGAAGAGGTGCTGGCCGTCCGGGTGGAAGGCCAAATCGGTGGAACCGCGTTGATGCGATGGGGTCAGCTCGCGGACTCTTTCCCCGGTGGCCGGGTCGAGGAGAAAAACCTTTCCCGACATCCCGTCGCGGTCGATGGGGCCGACACAGAACGCCAGGTGCTTCCCATCGTCCGAAAAACGCACCGTCGACACCGGACCAGACAGCCCTTTGCTGGCATCGAACTTCAGCTCGCCGGTTTGGGCGTTCCAGCCGCGCAGGCCTGCCTGAACATCTTTGTCATTCGTTTGGGGAAAATGCTCCGCCGTCACCACGAGCTTCCCGTCCGGGGAGATATCGAGCGAGCGAATCCACTGCTTCACGCTCCAGCGGCGTTGTTCGGCGCCCGTTTGTACGTCCGACAGGATCACCGATTTCGATTCGTCGCCGGTGACCAGCGTCTTTCCGTCGCGGGAAATGGAGAGTCCCCAGATCCACTCTTTGTGGCCCGTGAATTCGCGGAGCGGCTTCTGCTCGACGACGTTCGCGACCATCGGCGGCGGTGGGTCCGGCAGCTTCGCCACTTTTTCCGTGACCCCCACGAACCGGAAACCGTCGTTCAAGACGATCTTGCCGGGTTCGCCGTCGGTCTTGAGTGCGTCCCAGAATTTGACCGTTCGATCGTTACCCGCCGAGATCAGCGTCTTGCCGTCGGGACTCAGCAGAAGGCGATTGACCGCGCCGGTATGACCGACTAGCCGCCGAACCGGATCGGGGGTCTTGTCGCCGGACGCGGGGAGGTTCCAGATCAGGATGTCGCCGCGTCGGTTGGCGGCCGCGACCGAGTCATTGCCGACGAACGCGACGGCGGAGACGACATCGCTGTTCCAGGGGAGCGTGAACAGTAATTTGGCTTCGGCAAAGTCGTTCATGATTGTCAACCTCGTTGCTTCCTCGGCTATTGCTGGCAAACGAAAGTGGCGCTGTCCAACTACCGAATCAATTCCATAATCGGCTTGGAGTCTTCCGGGGTCGCCCAGATCGGACGGGCGCCGAGGAAGTGCTTGGCGCGATGGTCGACGCCCATGATCTTGTAGATGGTCGCCATATAGTCCGCTTCGCCTACTGGATTCTCCGCGACCTCGAAACCGTCGCGGTCGCTCGAACCGTAATACTGTCCCCCCTTGATGCCGCCGCCGGCCAGGACAACCGTCCACGCGCGGCCAAAATGGTCGCGGCCACCGCGGTTGTTGATTGCGGGCGTGCGGCCGAACTCGCTCGTCCAGACGACCAGCGTGTCCTGCAACAGGCCGCGCTGCGTCAGATCTTCCAGCAGCGATCCCCAGGCAGGATCCATGATGGAGTACAGCGCCTTAGAGATCGGGAAGTTGTCCATGTGTGTGTCGTGGCCGCCATGGGAAACCTCCACGAATGACACGCCAGCTTCGACGAGCTTCAGCGCGGTGAAACAACCGCGGCCGAACTTGCTGTCGCCGTAGCGGTCCTTGGCCTTTTCCCACTCGGCGCTGACGTCGAACGTCTGGCGGGCTCGCATCAGGCGGATCGCGCGTAGTTCCGCCGAGCGATGAGCGGCGAAAGGGTCGCCGGAACGACTCTCCGCGAATCGTTGCTCCATGAAGCTCAGCAGCTCACCGCGCCGGCCCTGAATCTCCGGCGATACGGACGGATTAGCGAACCCCGGGAGTTTACCGTCGTCGGCCACAACAAGCGGCTCGTACTGCGGGCCAAGATAACCCGCGCCGTAGATCCCGCTGCCGCTCCCGATCTTGACGAAGCTCGGCAGGTCGCTTTCCGGGTTTTCGCAATACTTGGCGATCATTGCGCCGGCTTCAGGATGCGGGAATCGCTCGCTCGGATGGTAACCGGTGTGCATGTAGTAACCGCCGGGTCCGTGATCGGGCGTTTTCGTTCGCATGCTGCGAATGATTCCGAGCCTGTCGGCATGGCGGGCAATGTTTGGCAGAAATTCGCAGACCTGAATGCCGGGCACCTTGGTCTGGACTGGGCGGAACTCGCCGGCAGTCGGCCGGCCTGGCTTCATATCGAAGGTGTCGATTTGGCTCACACCCCCTTCCATGTAGAGCATGATGCAGCGCTTTCCCGTTCGCTTCGCCTCGGCCGCGATCGTCTGCGAATGGGTCAGCGCGCCCCAGTTGGCGACGGCCAAACCGCCAGCCGTGGTTAGCAGCCCCTTCATCAGCGAGCGACGGTTCAAATGCTGAACCGCGTTGCACGTGCCCAGTTGGAAGTTCGTATTCATCTTTTTTTCCAACCTGACTAGCGGTTGAATCGAAACTCCGAACCCGACACCAACACCCACAGCGCGTCTTCCATGCGCTGAGCAGTCTGCTTTGGGTCTTTCGCGTCCACGCTCAGGTACTGAACGAATCGCTCGCGCTCCTCGCTGGTAGCGGGCCGGCTGAGTACTGACAGGAACATCCGCTCGACCTTCTCGTTCCAATCCTCGGCGCCCAGGACCAACTTCTCCGGCAGGTTGCCTTTATTGGGCCGGCACATCGCGCGGAAGCCTTCGCCGTTGTGCAGATACAAATGCTCTGACAGGCTCCCTTGGAATCGGCCCTGACCGTCCGTGGGCTCCCCCAGGTATTGCATCATTTGCTGGTTCGGTTCGGTCTTGAGAGCCGCTTCGACGCCCAGCCCCATTGCAATGTGCAGCGACGATGTCAACTCCTCGATGGTCAAGGGGCGAATCCGGGCACGCTCATAGAACCGCGGCAAGGCATCTGCCACCGCGCCTAAGTCGCTTGCCTGATAGGTCTCGCTGTTGACGATTTCGCGAACCAGCCATTTGACGTCGAATTTGTGAGCCACCAATTCGGTCTCGATTGCCTTGAGTAACTCCGGCAGGCTGGGATCGTTGCTCGAATTGAAATCGTCGACGGGATGCACGAAGCCGCGCCCCATGAATTGAGCCCAGACGCGATTGGCCACCGCCTTCGCGAAGAACGGATTGTCCTTCGCGATCATCCACTCGATGAACTTCTCGCGGCGGGAAAAGGCCGGCTTCGGCGGCAGTTCACCGGCCTTCAGTTTCGGCTCGACGTAATCTTGCGGCGGTTCGGGTTCCGCCAGTTCCTCGCCGCTGAGAAACTTCGGCTTGATGGGGACCGTCTTTTTCTTCTTGGTCTTCGCGTCGATTTCTTCCAGCGAAAACAACGCTTCGCCGACCATCTTCTCGCCGACCAGGTAAAGGTTGCCCGTTTGATTCGTGATCTCCGGCTTGCCCGGAACGTCCACGGCCATCGTGCGGACGAAGAAGCCCGACAGGCCGTGGTAATCCTTCTGCGTCCACGACTCATAGGGGTGATCGTGGCACTTGGCACATTGAATTTGCGTGGCGAGGAAGAACCGCGAGACCGCGTTGACCATTTCGTCCGGGTCGCGGTGCGCGGCGAAAAAGAGCTGCGAACCCTCTTCCTCGGCTTGGAGAATCTTGGCGGCGATGCGATCCAACGGCTCATTCGCCACGAACTGCTTGGCCAGCCAGACGCGGAACCGGCCTCGGTTTCGATAGCCCACCGTGCCATCCACGAGCTTGTTCTTCCGACCCAGCATGGCCAGGTCCCACACTTGGGCTTGCTGCCGAGCGTGTCGGGGGTCGGCCAACAGCTTGTCGATCAGTTTTTCGCGCTTCTGCGGATCGCTGTCGTTGAGAAACGTCGTCGCTTCTTCGTAACTCGGAATCATGCCGACAAGATCGAGATTCACTCGCCGCAAAAATACGGCGTCTGTCGATCTGGGAGGCGGCGTGAGCTTTTCCTTTTCCCACGCGGCTCTGACTTCGCGATCAATCGAATTGCGGAGACTGCCATCTTGGGCGCACACTAACGTCGGCCCCAGGCACATCGCAGCGACGAACAATCCGATTGCGATTCGATCCACGGGCACGTTTTGTTCTCCGGCGGAATTGATCATGCCAAGACCTCCGCTAGAGGGCCAGCTTGCGCGGCGGCTGGCATTTTCGAATCGAGTTCGCCGAAGTTCTCTCGCTTGTCTCCCACGGCGTGAAGCAGAGCCAGGTAGAAATTGCGGACAGTTCGATTCGCCGTTTCCTTCGCGTCCTCCTGATAGTCCGGGAATTGCAGGAAGCGGCCGGCTGTCTTCAATCGCCCGCCGAGGTTGCCGAGCGTCACCAGCGGCCATTCCGCACAGAAGCCGTGGTGCTCTTCGCCCGAGTCGCTCATCCAGACGATCAGCGTGTTGTCGAGCACCGTGCCGTTCCCTTCCTTCACTGCGTCGAGCCGGCGGGCGATGTCGGCGATCCGTTCCGCGTGGAACTTGCGAATCGGGATGCAGAGCTTGTCCCGCTCCGGATTGTCCGGATGCATGTGCCCAATGGCGTGGCCATCGGTCATCACACCGAGTTCCTTCCAGGTGTAATAGGCGAGTGGCGACGCATCGAGATTCACAACATTCGTCAGTCCCGACGCAATCGCCGCCGCCGTGATGGCACATTGAGCCTCGAACCGCTCGGTCACGAGTTTGCTGTTGAATTTGTCGATCGACGGCACGTTGGCCTTCAGCCGATCGCGCATCGTGGCGACTTGATCTTGCCGAGTCCGCATCTGCTCGAACGTGTCGAGATAGACATCGAGCTTCTCACG
Above is a window of Anatilimnocola aggregata DNA encoding:
- a CDS encoding formylglycine-generating enzyme family protein translates to MMNMTHMTDSQFDVHQPDAPASGKYLPLLVQWAGAICTAVTFVLAMILEGHGAEALDAKEINNSLGMKLVYIPPGKFTMGSPETEAGREAQETPHEVELTNGYYMGVHEVTVGQFKQFVADTNYQTDGERDGKGAYGANEAGKIEEMHARFNWKTPGFEQTDDHPVVDVSWSDAKAFCNWLSEKEKKTYRMATEAEWEYACRAGTTTAYAYSDDPEGLATGGNGADATARAKFPAWSIGIKGQDGHLFTAPVGQFKANPFGLYDMHGNVWEWCEDWYVPNGYSNEKQVDPTGPATGKAKVQRGGGWSSDFRRMRSAARIGRDWVAYRGCYQGFRVVLEKGSERAAQPAGTGRDAVAASSLRIQTQGNSWSYNVSRLRAIEKAAGIPEGTYYPSSEVIDGKPGPVYFPGCLNGGKKPARETTTLKTRLVEQQIEVFTYTHSGWHETDIADEIAEFGSQHNPKFRLLWQAGWNVHDGLGISKNGPVRDAVKIADLQAALDKNRQAVEARVEAINKKLGKTVVYLVPVGDAFVKLRAMVVDGQFPGVKKQSDLYNDDMPHQGRLGSLLQDYCVFAALYHRSPEGLKVTLDPAISDEQAALLQKIAWETVSKYPPAGVARVASANPQVSTSREAKLDKEFEYLVFDLGKGVELRLVKVKAQGQTFRIGSSKQEQEAVNAKYFNGKQQGKLAMEDEHAVTLTDDFYLGQFEVTRGQFRRFVEETGYQTIPELTDGGKGWDAKEKKFIGAVKRFSWRDTGLDFQTDDYPVVNVAIDDAREFCKWLHKNCDGRVKIREVRLPGEAEWEFACRAGSQTRFHFGDNDEQLVEFANVADAAAREKNLAPVTLNGRDGFPFSAPVGRLKPNPFGLYDMHGNVWEFCEDHYGKYAALPKERNALQTVVQGEIRPVMRGGAWHLTGSDCRCANRFIVGSTGRYATGGFRVLCMP
- a CDS encoding DUF1588 domain-containing protein, giving the protein MRNLLLNLFCLFGLGVICIETLHANDTQQLQQLTVEESQKLAQDKSGRLALDGLKTLAPEAAKELAKHQGWLSLNGLKEISDDAAAALGQHKGDLQLNGLAKVSEATAAALAGHRGELSLNGLTAISDESARSLGKHTGGRLMLKGLTTLSTDAAKALAARKGGGPYQAVFLDGLTSLTPEGAAAMAESHGHNWHGNLPGFKTISVDVAQALAKRAGGLSMPGLTTISDDVAKALAGKLGGNLPRLTTLNVESAKAIAGPVPGQFHRTLNLDGLKSLPDDVAQAIGGKESRGNLHLDGLSVLTPVAAKAICQREGDLYLNGLTTITDDTLYALTEHKAPGFARPIVHLQGLTTLSDDGAAILAAWPKWSGEIPAISTLSKKVAMALAASRRWDGNLPAVKTISLDSAASLGQREGNLSLDGMTVLADDVAVALAQHHGGTLSLNGLKSLTDKSAAALAKHEGRLSLGGLTALSSGAAQSLATHKGDWLTLDGVETLDGEAAKAFAQRKGVVTLLGVKSLSPEAATVISVNSKVAIPAKFRTLAIRQPVATNETFFRSFLASHCAECHDGGAKEGEFTLDRLAKDNVAGRVDFALVLERLRAGDMPPTSEPRPKPDDVAHVTAWISAKLNSPLVAPPEHYAVQEKPIDGNRLPNAILFGGPRGPSVPPPPRLWRLSPAAYTKWTGEFNSSASGLQQPFGVIQETGIRDFAALYTPDEGATGLLLANAELIVEGQTRGHSLVNVNEKPEAGKEILWPTESRAKLASAAEQAALKSGLRVRQGNGVFAPVLHPHVKATREELERAIRQQYQSALARPPSEQELASVVALYATIAVDGDYSIAGKTILMAPLMTPEAILRFEVGLGPEIRSGVRSLSPRETALAISLALSTKRDPGLLSAAAAGKLTTREDVAESVRRILDDPKISKPLVIGFFREYFDYYRAPEVFKDPLPDYLTRRGQHYNPRGLVDNTDVLVLRILSKDKDVLKELLTTTESFNTHELFGPNGTLDGLRTGEALFRSFGPYALDHLGRQPPSGSRSEAKGDSTATFSNNERIGILMQPSWHVAWSTNFHNDIVRRGRWVREHLLGGRVPDLPINAAAMVPDDPHHTLRQRQMVTRASECWKCHVKMDELGLPFEDLDHYGMRRRGENVLDLAATAVANEKAKSKDQKIYRDVPLDTTGTIAYSGDPALDGPVRDAPEMLRRLAESDRVRQVFIRHVFRYFLGRNETPGDAVSLQEAEKAYLESGGSFKALLVSLLSSESFLYRTVPTEVAKN
- a CDS encoding WD40 repeat domain-containing protein, with product MNDFAEAKLLFTLPWNSDVVSAVAFVGNDSVAAANRRGDILIWNLPASGDKTPDPVRRLVGHTGAVNRLLLSPDGKTLISAGNDRTVKFWDALKTDGEPGKIVLNDGFRFVGVTEKVAKLPDPPPPMVANVVEQKPLREFTGHKEWIWGLSISRDGKTLVTGDESKSVILSDVQTGAEQRRWSVKQWIRSLDISPDGKLVVTAEHFPQTNDKDVQAGLRGWNAQTGELKFDASKGLSGPVSTVRFSDDGKHLAFCVGPIDRDGMSGKVFLLDPATGERVRELTPSHQRGSTDLAFHPDGQHLFTCGRDRAFKIWRLSDGGLVREFNPTDKKDQFPPYYHAISIAPGGKLLAIADGLGQVLIYSLATA
- a CDS encoding DUF1501 domain-containing protein; the protein is MNTNFQLGTCNAVQHLNRRSLMKGLLTTAGGLAVANWGALTHSQTIAAEAKRTGKRCIMLYMEGGVSQIDTFDMKPGRPTAGEFRPVQTKVPGIQVCEFLPNIARHADRLGIIRSMRTKTPDHGPGGYYMHTGYHPSERFPHPEAGAMIAKYCENPESDLPSFVKIGSGSGIYGAGYLGPQYEPLVVADDGKLPGFANPSVSPEIQGRRGELLSFMEQRFAESRSGDPFAAHRSAELRAIRLMRARQTFDVSAEWEKAKDRYGDSKFGRGCFTALKLVEAGVSFVEVSHGGHDTHMDNFPISKALYSIMDPAWGSLLEDLTQRGLLQDTLVVWTSEFGRTPAINNRGGRDHFGRAWTVVLAGGGIKGGQYYGSSDRDGFEVAENPVGEADYMATIYKIMGVDHRAKHFLGARPIWATPEDSKPIMELIR
- a CDS encoding DUF1549 and DUF1553 domain-containing protein → MINSAGEQNVPVDRIAIGLFVAAMCLGPTLVCAQDGSLRNSIDREVRAAWEKEKLTPPPRSTDAVFLRRVNLDLVGMIPSYEEATTFLNDSDPQKREKLIDKLLADPRHARQQAQVWDLAMLGRKNKLVDGTVGYRNRGRFRVWLAKQFVANEPLDRIAAKILQAEEEGSQLFFAAHRDPDEMVNAVSRFFLATQIQCAKCHDHPYESWTQKDYHGLSGFFVRTMAVDVPGKPEITNQTGNLYLVGEKMVGEALFSLEEIDAKTKKKKTVPIKPKFLSGEELAEPEPPQDYVEPKLKAGELPPKPAFSRREKFIEWMIAKDNPFFAKAVANRVWAQFMGRGFVHPVDDFNSSNDPSLPELLKAIETELVAHKFDVKWLVREIVNSETYQASDLGAVADALPRFYERARIRPLTIEELTSSLHIAMGLGVEAALKTEPNQQMMQYLGEPTDGQGRFQGSLSEHLYLHNGEGFRAMCRPNKGNLPEKLVLGAEDWNEKVERMFLSVLSRPATSEERERFVQYLSVDAKDPKQTAQRMEDALWVLVSGSEFRFNR